A single region of the Legionella oakridgensis ATCC 33761 = DSM 21215 genome encodes:
- the serC gene encoding 3-phosphoserine/phosphohydroxythreonine transaminase, translated as MKARAYNFGAGPAMLPESVLREAQSELMNWQGSGMSVLEIGHRTDEFKAMLDEAEALLRELLAIPDHYHVLFLGGAARTQFAMIPMNLLSPAEQAGYLVSGLWSSLAFTEATKLTNAYCIASSESDGFVSIPEPQSWQVRQNTAYVYFTPNETINGVRFSSPPSVANIPLVADMTSCLLSEPLNVADYGLIFAGAQKNIAAAGLTIVIIRDDLLQKSGDRLLPTMMDYRTHVAYHSVYATPPVFNCYLAGKMFKWIKAQGGVEPLYHQNCQKAARLYQYIDESSFYYGRVEQHARSIVNVCFALKKPSLEQEFVRAAAQRGLLSLAGHRMAGGLRASLYNAMPMSGVELLIAFMQEFSEEHH; from the coding sequence GTGAAAGCCAGAGCGTATAATTTCGGCGCTGGACCCGCCATGCTGCCTGAGTCGGTTTTACGGGAAGCACAATCAGAATTAATGAACTGGCAGGGTTCAGGCATGTCGGTGCTTGAAATCGGTCATCGTACGGATGAATTTAAGGCAATGCTTGACGAAGCTGAAGCCTTGCTTCGTGAACTTCTTGCAATTCCTGATCATTATCATGTGTTGTTTTTGGGGGGGGCGGCGCGCACGCAATTTGCCATGATTCCCATGAATCTTTTATCTCCTGCTGAGCAGGCTGGTTATTTAGTATCCGGTCTTTGGTCGTCATTGGCTTTTACTGAAGCAACCAAACTGACGAATGCTTATTGCATCGCCAGTTCAGAATCCGATGGATTTGTTTCTATTCCAGAGCCGCAGAGCTGGCAGGTTCGGCAAAATACAGCGTATGTTTACTTTACTCCTAATGAAACCATCAATGGTGTTCGTTTTTCTTCACCGCCCAGCGTTGCAAATATCCCGCTCGTTGCCGATATGACGTCTTGTTTATTAAGCGAACCGTTAAACGTTGCTGACTATGGTCTGATTTTTGCGGGCGCGCAGAAAAATATTGCTGCTGCTGGATTGACGATTGTTATTATCCGCGATGATTTATTGCAAAAATCTGGCGATAGGCTGTTGCCAACGATGATGGATTATCGTACTCATGTGGCTTATCATTCAGTTTATGCTACACCACCGGTGTTTAATTGTTACCTCGCAGGAAAAATGTTTAAGTGGATCAAGGCTCAGGGCGGTGTTGAACCGTTATATCATCAAAACTGTCAAAAAGCCGCGAGATTGTATCAATACATCGATGAGTCTTCTTTTTACTATGGTCGAGTTGAACAGCATGCCCGCTCGATTGTGAATGTTTGTTTTGCTTTAAAAAAGCCATCACTAGAACAGGAATTCGTTCGAGCCGCCGCCCAACGAGGATTATTATCTTTGGCTGGGCATCGAATGGCAGGAGGATTGCGTGCAAGTTTGTACAATGCTATGCCAATGTCAGGTGTTGAATTATTGATTGCCTTTATGCAAGAGTTTTCTGAGGAACATCATTGA